In Methylotenera sp. L2L1, the following proteins share a genomic window:
- a CDS encoding alpha-E domain-containing protein yields the protein MLSRTADHLYWMARYIERAENMARVLDVTYNMSLVPNAAESEAALWLPALEISGNVEAYERDYFNETQQEYAAAGVIHYLAMDMNNPSSIYSSLRSARENARAVRVAMTSETWENINSLWLEFGQFFGQDLSQSGLSEFCDWVKARSHLFRGVCFGTMLRDDAFSFVRLGTFIERADNTARLLDVKYHLLLPEQEEVGGAVDYYEWSAVLRSVSAFQAYQKIFSDTIEPWRVAELLVLRRDMPRSLHACFDEITSILEQLSSSRATECRRMAGELHAKLRFGKMRDIFQHGLHEFLSEFVTANNKLGVEVHKTFLSIS from the coding sequence ATGTTAAGCCGAACCGCAGATCATCTTTATTGGATGGCGCGTTACATTGAGCGCGCAGAGAACATGGCACGTGTGCTAGATGTCACCTATAACATGTCTTTAGTGCCCAATGCGGCAGAAAGTGAAGCGGCTTTGTGGCTACCTGCGCTAGAGATTTCTGGCAATGTAGAGGCATATGAGCGTGATTATTTTAACGAAACGCAGCAAGAATATGCGGCAGCAGGGGTGATTCATTATCTTGCGATGGATATGAATAATCCATCCAGTATTTACAGCTCATTGCGTAGTGCGAGGGAAAATGCGCGCGCAGTGCGGGTGGCGATGACTTCAGAAACATGGGAGAACATCAACTCATTGTGGTTAGAGTTTGGTCAGTTCTTTGGTCAAGATCTATCGCAAAGCGGTTTGAGTGAGTTTTGTGATTGGGTGAAAGCACGTTCACATTTATTTAGAGGGGTGTGTTTTGGCACGATGCTGCGTGATGATGCATTCAGCTTTGTGCGTTTAGGTACTTTTATTGAACGTGCTGACAACACCGCGCGTCTACTAGATGTGAAGTACCATTTATTGTTGCCAGAGCAGGAAGAGGTGGGTGGTGCGGTCGATTATTACGAATGGAGTGCAGTACTACGTTCAGTGTCTGCGTTTCAGGCGTATCAGAAAATATTCAGTGATACGATTGAGCCATGGCGGGTCGCTGAATTGTTAGTGCTCAGGCGCGATATGCCAAGGTCTTTGCATGCTTGCTTTGATGAAATAACTTCAATCTTAGAGCAGCTGTCCAGCTCGCGTGCCACCGAGTGCAGAAGGATGGCGGGTGAGCTACACGCCAAGTTACGCTTTGGTAAGATGCGAGATATCTTTCAGCATGGTCTGCATGAGTTTTTAAGTGAGTTTGTCACCGCAAACAATAAGCTGGGGGTCGAAGTGCATAAAACCTTTTTAAGCATTTCTTAA
- a CDS encoding transglutaminase family protein, with protein MLLNIEHHTRYAYSEDVNYTIQELRLTPQHGFGQHVRHWEIKVNGELQPSEDAYGNTTHTLVVDEPHTEILIIAMGQVETGLDVVSQHLALPLPIYLRETPLTQSSEEMLIFAKQYQQAHRQNDALEEMMHALLSRVQYIKGATQVTTSAIEAFALGQGVCQDHAHVFIACCRAIDLPARYVSGYLFTEDGSLMQTHAWADVYVAVDGWQSFDVSNGCRAGETHVRLATGLDYRSASPVSGMRSGGGVEGMASSVIVNQAGLVASQQRKINAAQLLTQAQLSREALSQAALIKQSQHAQQQ; from the coding sequence ATGCTACTTAATATCGAACATCACACGCGTTATGCATATAGTGAAGACGTGAATTACACCATACAGGAGCTACGCTTAACGCCGCAACATGGTTTTGGTCAGCACGTCAGGCACTGGGAAATTAAGGTTAATGGTGAGTTGCAACCCTCAGAAGATGCTTACGGAAACACCACGCATACTTTGGTGGTAGATGAGCCACATACGGAAATACTGATCATAGCCATGGGGCAGGTTGAAACAGGGCTTGATGTCGTTTCGCAGCATTTAGCACTGCCTTTGCCTATCTATTTGCGCGAGACGCCCCTTACGCAAAGTAGTGAAGAGATGCTCATATTTGCCAAACAATACCAGCAAGCACATCGCCAAAATGATGCTTTAGAGGAAATGATGCATGCCTTATTGTCGCGGGTGCAATATATTAAAGGCGCGACACAAGTCACTACTTCCGCCATTGAGGCATTTGCTTTAGGCCAAGGCGTATGTCAGGATCATGCACATGTGTTTATTGCCTGCTGTCGAGCCATAGACCTACCAGCACGTTATGTCAGCGGATATTTGTTTACAGAAGATGGTAGCTTAATGCAAACCCATGCATGGGCTGACGTGTATGTCGCAGTTGACGGATGGCAAAGTTTCGATGTGTCTAACGGATGCCGCGCGGGTGAAACTCATGTACGTTTGGCAACAGGGCTAGATTACAGAAGTGCTAGCCCTGTCAGCGGTATGCGTTCAGGTGGAGGGGTTGAAGGTATGGCGTCTAGCGTTATCGTTAATCAAGCAGGTTTAGTTGCTAGTCAGCAGCGAAAGATAAATGCCGCTCAATTGTTAACGCAGGCGCAGTTAAGCAGGGAGGCACTCTCACAGGCTGCTTTGATAAAACAATCACAACATGCGCAACAACAGTAG
- a CDS encoding proteasome-type protease, with amino-acid sequence MTYCVGLLLKQGLVLASDTRTNAGVDQVASTPKMHIFELKNERVIVLLTAGNLAITQSVVNALRARIEKNEAASKHLHNVDSLFDAAGLVGAELRTAFERDGEHFKNHNIEFNASILVGGQIKGEKPRLFNVYAAGNFIESTQETPYFQIGETKYGKPIIDRVVEQNSDIMDTVKCVLISFDSTIRSNVSVAAPIDLLIYRVDSLHADCQQRITETDPYYVQIRQGWSDGLRAVFSALPSPDWC; translated from the coding sequence ATGACTTATTGTGTCGGTTTATTGCTGAAACAAGGATTAGTGTTGGCTTCTGATACGCGAACTAATGCAGGCGTGGATCAAGTGGCTTCTACGCCTAAGATGCATATTTTTGAGCTTAAAAACGAGCGCGTGATTGTATTGCTAACGGCGGGTAATCTGGCAATTACCCAGTCTGTGGTGAATGCGCTGAGGGCGCGAATCGAGAAAAATGAAGCTGCTAGTAAGCACTTACATAATGTCGATAGTTTGTTTGATGCGGCAGGGTTGGTGGGTGCTGAATTGAGGACAGCTTTTGAGCGCGATGGTGAGCACTTTAAAAATCATAATATTGAGTTTAATGCCAGCATTTTAGTTGGCGGCCAAATTAAAGGCGAAAAGCCACGGTTGTTCAATGTGTACGCTGCGGGTAACTTTATTGAGTCCACACAAGAAACGCCATATTTTCAGATTGGTGAAACTAAGTACGGTAAACCGATTATCGATCGTGTAGTAGAGCAAAACAGCGACATCATGGATACGGTTAAATGTGTGCTGATTTCTTTTGATTCCACGATTCGCAGTAATGTGTCTGTGGCAGCGCCAATTGATTTGCTGATTTACCGGGTGGATAGCTTACATGCGGATTGCCAGCAGCGCATTACAGAAACCGACCCATATTACGTACAAATTCGCCAAGGCTGGTCTGATGGATTGCGTGCAGTATTTAGCGCATTACCAAGCCCAGATTGGTGTTAA
- the gmk gene encoding guanylate kinase, with protein sequence MTPGNLYIITAASGAGKTSLIKALLAEDAHLKLSISHTTRKPRPGEQDGVDYHFVDDAAFLQMLSEAKFLESAEVHGARYGTSQSAVDAPLQAGHDVILEIDWQGAAQVRRLFPDAISIFVLPPSIETLEQRLNSRGQDSQETISKRVAAARAEMRHVSEFDYVTINNYFDVALQDIRAIIRAQRLVATAQLQRYASLIQALT encoded by the coding sequence ATGACTCCAGGTAATCTTTATATCATCACCGCGGCATCAGGCGCAGGTAAAACTAGCCTGATTAAGGCATTGCTGGCCGAAGATGCGCATTTGAAACTATCCATTTCGCACACAACGCGCAAACCGCGCCCGGGCGAGCAAGATGGCGTAGATTATCACTTTGTAGATGATGCTGCGTTTTTGCAGATGTTAAGCGAAGCAAAGTTCTTAGAAAGCGCAGAAGTACACGGCGCGCGTTACGGTACCTCGCAGTCTGCGGTGGATGCGCCATTGCAGGCAGGCCATGATGTGATTTTGGAGATTGATTGGCAGGGCGCTGCACAAGTTCGCCGTTTATTTCCAGATGCTATCAGTATATTTGTGCTGCCGCCTTCCATCGAGACGCTGGAGCAGCGCTTGAATAGCCGAGGTCAAGACAGTCAAGAGACGATCTCTAAACGCGTTGCGGCTGCACGTGCTGAAATGCGCCATGTGAGCGAGTTCGATTATGTTACAATTAACAACTATTTTGACGTAGCGTTGCAGGACATTCGCGCTATTATCCGCGCACAGCGCTTAGTAGCCACTGCACAATTGCAACGTTATGCCAGTTTAATTCAAGCGCTCACTTAA
- the rpoZ gene encoding DNA-directed RNA polymerase subunit omega, translating into MARITVDDCLEKIPNRFQLTLVAAYRARQLHNGAEPQVNVQNTRDKTTVIALREIAAGKIGVEILARGHA; encoded by the coding sequence ATGGCACGTATCACGGTAGATGACTGTTTAGAAAAAATCCCAAATCGCTTCCAATTAACTTTAGTGGCTGCTTATCGTGCCCGTCAATTGCACAATGGTGCAGAGCCGCAAGTTAACGTGCAAAACACACGCGACAAAACAACCGTAATCGCGTTACGTGAAATTGCAGCAGGCAAAATTGGTGTGGAAATTTTAGCGCGCGGACATGCTTAA
- a CDS encoding RelA/SpoT family protein, which translates to MPKTANNLKAELSKLTSAPLLPADSEDSALSIRLQQYLKPQDIEQVWDGYRYAFTAHDGVVRKTGEPYITHPVSVACILADLHMDVPTILAALLHDVVEDTAITTLDIKERFGQQVAELVDGVTKLDKIEFQSASQAQAENFRKMLLAMSQDVRVILVKLADRLHNMQTLEAMRPEKQRIIAKETLDIYAPIANRLGLNEVYQALEDLSFKYLYPMRYNAISKAIMAARGNRKEVISKILESIKQQLLSFNIEAEVSGREKHLYSVYRKMTSKATPFSQVYDIYGFRIVVKDLSSCYLALGALHGLYKPIPSKFKDYIAIPKANGYQSLHTTLFGPFGTPIEVQIRSADMHNIADAGVAAHWLYKASDAQLTALQQQTHQWLQRLLDIQSESIDSLDFLEHLKVDLFPDEVYVFTPKGSILALPKRATAVDFAYAVHSDIGNSCVAVRINHDLAPLRTELHNGDHVEIITGSLAKPNPAWLNYVVTGRARAHIRHYLKSQQSTESAHLGERMLNQALRALHVDPNQISEDHWQKLIRDYGVKKKAEILSDIGLGKRQNVMVAHQLVAMTDDHAEKHTKLPAASLDTITIRGTEGMAVQFAPCCRPIPGDPILGFINKDKGLVIHTHDCPSVRKFKLDPDKWLDVEWEPESSRLFKTNLNLTVANQPGMLAQIASGIADAGSNIDNVSVEEADGSAYANLYFTVQVKNRLHLAELMRGLRKIPDVVRINRTKGNVAGNGKNSNAKASAQ; encoded by the coding sequence ATGCCAAAAACCGCAAACAATCTTAAAGCGGAATTATCAAAGTTAACATCGGCTCCCTTGCTGCCTGCGGACAGCGAGGACTCGGCCTTAAGCATACGTCTTCAACAGTATTTAAAACCTCAAGATATCGAACAAGTATGGGATGGCTATCGCTATGCCTTTACCGCCCACGATGGGGTAGTCCGTAAAACCGGCGAGCCTTATATCACGCACCCTGTCTCTGTCGCTTGTATTTTAGCGGACCTGCACATGGATGTGCCTACCATTCTTGCTGCACTATTACATGATGTAGTAGAAGATACCGCTATTACCACGCTCGACATCAAAGAGAGGTTCGGTCAGCAGGTGGCTGAGCTAGTGGATGGTGTCACTAAGCTTGATAAGATTGAGTTTCAAAGCGCTAGTCAGGCGCAGGCTGAGAATTTCCGCAAAATGTTATTAGCGATGTCGCAAGATGTTCGCGTGATTTTAGTGAAGTTGGCAGATCGTTTGCATAATATGCAAACACTGGAAGCGATGCGACCAGAAAAGCAGAGAATCATCGCGAAAGAAACGCTAGATATCTACGCCCCGATTGCCAACCGGCTGGGCCTGAATGAAGTCTACCAAGCGCTAGAAGATTTAAGCTTTAAATACCTTTACCCCATGCGCTATAACGCAATTTCTAAAGCGATTATGGCCGCGCGCGGTAATCGTAAAGAAGTCATTTCTAAAATATTAGAATCAATCAAACAGCAGTTACTTAGCTTCAATATTGAAGCGGAAGTGTCTGGCCGCGAAAAGCATCTTTACAGTGTGTATCGAAAGATGACGAGCAAGGCAACGCCTTTCTCACAAGTGTATGATATTTATGGGTTTAGAATCGTTGTCAAAGATTTATCTAGCTGCTATTTGGCTTTAGGTGCGCTACATGGCTTGTATAAGCCGATTCCTAGCAAATTTAAGGACTATATCGCCATCCCTAAAGCGAACGGTTATCAATCGTTGCACACGACTTTATTTGGCCCTTTTGGTACGCCAATTGAGGTGCAGATTCGCAGTGCCGACATGCATAATATTGCAGATGCAGGTGTTGCCGCACACTGGCTTTACAAGGCAAGTGATGCACAGCTCACCGCGTTGCAACAGCAGACCCACCAGTGGTTACAGCGCTTGCTGGATATTCAAAGCGAGAGCATAGATTCACTAGATTTCCTTGAACATCTTAAAGTTGATTTGTTCCCGGATGAGGTCTATGTATTTACGCCTAAGGGCTCGATTTTGGCCTTACCTAAACGGGCGACTGCCGTTGATTTTGCTTACGCAGTGCATTCGGATATCGGCAATAGCTGCGTTGCGGTTCGAATTAATCACGACCTTGCACCATTACGTACAGAGCTGCATAACGGTGATCATGTTGAAATCATTACTGGGTCGTTAGCCAAACCTAATCCGGCGTGGCTCAATTACGTTGTCACTGGGCGTGCACGTGCGCACATTCGCCACTACTTGAAGTCGCAGCAGTCTACTGAATCTGCGCATTTAGGTGAGCGTATGCTTAATCAGGCATTGCGCGCTTTGCATGTTGATCCTAACCAGATTTCAGAAGATCATTGGCAAAAGTTGATTCGTGACTACGGCGTTAAGAAAAAAGCAGAAATACTGTCTGACATCGGCCTTGGCAAGCGTCAGAACGTCATGGTGGCACACCAGTTGGTGGCGATGACAGATGACCATGCAGAGAAGCATACCAAGCTGCCAGCTGCCTCATTGGACACCATCACGATTCGTGGCACTGAAGGCATGGCGGTGCAATTTGCGCCTTGTTGCAGACCGATCCCTGGAGACCCGATTTTAGGCTTTATCAATAAAGATAAGGGCTTAGTGATTCATACGCATGATTGTCCTAGTGTACGTAAGTTTAAATTAGACCCAGATAAATGGCTGGATGTTGAATGGGAGCCTGAAAGCTCAAGGCTATTCAAAACGAATTTGAACTTAACCGTGGCAAATCAGCCTGGTATGTTGGCGCAAATTGCTTCAGGTATTGCGGACGCGGGCTCTAATATTGATAACGTCAGTGTTGAAGAGGCTGACGGTAGTGCATATGCTAATTTATACTTTACCGTGCAGGTAAAAAACCGATTGCATCTAGCCGAGCTTATGCGTGGCCTGCGTAAGATTCCTGATGTGGTGCGTATTAATCGCACCAAGGGTAATGTTGCCGGTAATGGCAAAAATTCGAATGCAAAAGCAAGCGCACAGTAG
- a CDS encoding RidA family protein, with protein sequence MTANTKQIIQTQGAPAAIGTYSQAVKVGNTVYMSGQIGLDPETMQMVDSIEAQIHRVFQNLKAVAEAAGGSLADVVKLNIFLTDLSHFALVNTIMAEYFSQPYPARAAVGVASLPRAALVEADAVMVV encoded by the coding sequence ATGACAGCTAATACAAAACAAATTATTCAAACACAAGGTGCACCAGCGGCAATTGGTACCTATTCTCAAGCGGTAAAAGTAGGTAATACCGTTTATATGTCTGGCCAAATCGGCCTAGATCCAGAAACCATGCAAATGGTGGATAGTATTGAAGCACAAATTCACCGCGTATTTCAAAACCTAAAAGCAGTGGCTGAGGCTGCGGGTGGTAGTTTGGCTGATGTAGTTAAACTGAATATTTTTCTGACAGACTTATCTCACTTTGCTTTAGTGAACACTATTATGGCTGAATACTTTAGCCAGCCTTACCCAGCACGTGCTGCGGTTGGTGTTGCTTCATTACCACGCGCAGCGCTGGTTGAGGCTGACGCGGTGATGGTGGTTTAA
- the recG gene encoding ATP-dependent DNA helicase RecG: MTQLSQIKAFSKPLVANLAKLGIANLQGLLLHLPLRYIDETHVTAIRDLHMGESAQVEGEIVHAEVTYKPRKALIAKLEDASGQLTLRFLHFYPSQINALKVGAKVRVYGEVRNGFFGYEMVHPTCKAVGEKSVVAETLTPVYPTVAGLGQASLRKAIRIALQQADMHETLPAQVYATLDLPSFKASLIALHHPSPDVNLRALDNKTTAHWRRLAFDELLAQQLSMRKHYARRRSVSAPQFKPSKQLVSALLKSLPFALTGAQQKVALEIERDLTQAHPMQRLLQGDVGSGKTIVACMAALQCMENGWQVALMAPTEILAEQHYRKMLSWLMPLNIKIAWLTGSQNKKDREAALESIANGDARLVVGTHALFQEAVRFKNLGLAIIDEQHRFGVHQRLALRQKGQPEPHQLMMSATPIPRTLSMSYYADLDVSVIDELPPGRSPIVTKIVSDARRDEILQRVREACLQGNQAYWVCPLIEESEALQLATANDTYALMQDEFPELKVGLVHGRMKPSEKQAVMAEFSAGHLQLLVATTVIEVGVDVPNASLMVIEHAERMGLSQLHQLRGRVGRGSAKSTCILLYQNKLSDTARARLKVIYESNDGFVIAQADLQIRGPGELLGVRQSGVPMLKIADLERDVDLLETAKTMADTLLKNYPTEVEQHLERWMSSAGELVKV, from the coding sequence GTGACACAGCTTAGTCAAATCAAAGCATTCAGCAAGCCCTTAGTTGCCAATTTGGCTAAGCTTGGTATCGCTAATTTGCAGGGCTTATTGTTACATTTGCCACTGCGCTATATTGATGAAACGCATGTAACAGCCATTCGTGATTTGCACATGGGCGAATCCGCGCAGGTGGAGGGGGAGATTGTTCATGCGGAAGTTACCTATAAGCCTCGTAAGGCACTCATTGCCAAATTAGAAGACGCAAGTGGCCAGCTCACTTTGCGTTTTTTACATTTCTATCCCAGCCAAATCAACGCACTTAAAGTCGGTGCGAAAGTCCGTGTTTATGGTGAGGTGCGCAACGGCTTTTTTGGTTATGAAATGGTGCACCCTACCTGTAAGGCTGTGGGTGAAAAATCTGTGGTTGCTGAAACCCTAACACCAGTTTATCCAACAGTTGCAGGGCTTGGCCAGGCAAGTTTGCGTAAGGCGATACGCATTGCGTTGCAGCAGGCTGATATGCATGAAACTTTACCTGCACAAGTGTACGCAACTTTAGACTTGCCAAGCTTTAAGGCCAGTCTCATCGCGTTGCATCACCCAAGCCCGGATGTCAATCTGCGCGCTTTAGATAATAAGACCACAGCACATTGGCGGCGCTTGGCTTTTGATGAGTTGTTGGCGCAGCAGTTATCCATGCGCAAACATTATGCACGGCGGCGGAGTGTAAGTGCTCCGCAATTTAAGCCATCTAAGCAACTGGTGTCTGCGTTACTGAAAAGCTTGCCATTTGCTTTAACCGGCGCACAGCAAAAAGTCGCATTAGAAATCGAGCGTGATTTAACGCAAGCACACCCTATGCAGCGCTTGTTGCAGGGGGATGTTGGGAGCGGCAAAACGATAGTAGCGTGCATGGCCGCACTGCAATGCATGGAAAATGGCTGGCAAGTTGCATTAATGGCGCCCACAGAGATATTGGCGGAGCAGCATTATCGCAAGATGCTAAGTTGGCTTATGCCGTTAAATATCAAGATTGCGTGGCTCACCGGTAGTCAAAATAAGAAAGATCGCGAAGCGGCGCTTGAGTCTATTGCCAACGGTGATGCAAGGCTAGTTGTCGGCACGCATGCCTTATTCCAAGAGGCGGTGCGCTTTAAAAATCTAGGCTTAGCAATTATTGATGAGCAGCACCGATTTGGCGTGCACCAACGCTTGGCGCTACGCCAAAAAGGCCAGCCAGAGCCGCATCAGCTCATGATGTCTGCCACACCAATTCCGCGAACCTTATCGATGAGCTACTACGCCGATCTTGATGTATCCGTGATTGATGAATTGCCACCTGGGCGCTCGCCTATCGTCACGAAAATAGTTTCCGATGCTAGGCGTGACGAAATCTTGCAGCGTGTGCGTGAGGCGTGTTTGCAAGGCAATCAGGCCTATTGGGTATGCCCATTGATTGAAGAGTCTGAAGCGTTGCAGTTGGCAACCGCCAATGACACGTATGCGCTGATGCAAGATGAGTTCCCTGAATTGAAAGTTGGCCTAGTGCATGGCCGCATGAAGCCATCAGAAAAGCAGGCGGTCATGGCTGAATTCAGCGCAGGACATTTACAGCTTCTGGTTGCCACAACTGTAATTGAAGTTGGTGTGGATGTTCCCAATGCCAGCTTGATGGTGATTGAGCATGCGGAGCGCATGGGCTTGTCGCAATTGCATCAATTACGTGGGCGTGTGGGTAGGGGTTCTGCAAAAAGCACGTGTATCTTGTTGTACCAAAATAAGCTGTCCGATACTGCGCGTGCAAGACTAAAAGTGATTTATGAAAGCAATGATGGTTTTGTGATTGCACAGGCTGATTTGCAGATTCGCGGCCCTGGTGAGCTATTGGGCGTACGTCAAAGTGGTGTGCCGATGTTGAAAATTGCTGATTTAGAACGCGATGTGGATTTGCTGGAAACCGCAAAAACAATGGCAGATACATTGCTTAAAAACTATCCTACAGAAGTAGAGCAGCATTTAGAACGCTGGATGAGCAGTGCTGGTGAGTTGGTGAAGGTGTAA
- a CDS encoding chorismate--pyruvate lyase family protein: MKNRKHNSQARYRWLVKPLLSHAYRPWLINNQSLTARLQQRYSDFYVVPLAVNFLKPIRDEAAPLNLSADKIVLVRDVLLYGGQSPMVFAHSILPRKSLRGVWHDLGKLGNKPLGATLFANPKVKRTALSYKKLSPNHVLYQHAIQHLADKPASLWARRSVFSLNCATIMVTEVFLPNIICS; this comes from the coding sequence GTGAAAAATCGTAAACATAACTCTCAAGCCCGTTATCGTTGGTTAGTAAAGCCACTACTAAGTCATGCATATCGTCCGTGGCTGATTAATAACCAATCATTAACCGCTAGGCTACAGCAGCGTTACTCAGACTTTTATGTCGTGCCGTTAGCCGTTAACTTTCTCAAGCCTATCCGTGACGAAGCGGCACCACTCAATTTATCGGCAGATAAAATCGTATTGGTTCGCGATGTATTATTGTATGGTGGACAAAGTCCTATGGTGTTTGCACATAGCATCCTGCCCAGAAAAAGCTTGCGTGGTGTGTGGCATGATCTAGGTAAGTTAGGCAATAAGCCGCTTGGCGCAACTTTATTTGCTAATCCCAAAGTAAAGCGCACAGCGTTAAGTTATAAGAAACTATCGCCAAATCATGTGCTATATCAGCATGCAATTCAACATTTGGCAGATAAGCCAGCAAGCCTGTGGGCGCGACGCTCGGTGTTCAGTCTGAACTGCGCTACTATTATGGTCACTGAAGTTTTTCTTCCCAATATCATTTGCTCATGA
- the ubiA gene encoding 4-hydroxybenzoate octaprenyltransferase: MNTPNIVKKINSYERLMRLDKPIGILLLLWPTLWALLIASAGKPDWIIVLIFVTGTVLMRSAGCVMNDIADSQYDGLVERTKNRPLPNKEVTKKEAYGLALGLSIAAFGLVCLLNTLTIQLSVLALFLALTYPLTKRFFVMPQAYLGVAFGFGIPMAFAAIGNSVPIVAWLLLLANVFWAIAYDTEYAMVDREDDLKIGIKSSAITFGRFDVVAIMLCYGATLLLLGIVGYQLKLSFAYYTGLALAGAVAVYHFYLIRDRMRTKCFQAFLGNNWFGLFVFYGLLAHYLINAY; this comes from the coding sequence ATGAATACACCCAACATCGTCAAAAAGATAAACAGTTATGAACGCCTGATGCGTTTAGATAAGCCAATTGGCATTTTGCTGTTACTTTGGCCTACGTTATGGGCGTTGTTGATTGCCAGCGCGGGTAAGCCTGATTGGATTATCGTATTGATATTTGTCACTGGTACTGTATTAATGCGTAGCGCTGGCTGTGTGATGAACGATATTGCAGATAGTCAATATGATGGCTTGGTTGAGCGCACTAAAAATCGCCCATTACCCAATAAAGAAGTGACTAAGAAAGAGGCGTATGGCTTAGCGTTAGGGTTAAGTATTGCCGCATTTGGATTGGTCTGCTTATTGAACACGTTAACGATACAGTTATCTGTGCTGGCATTGTTCTTAGCACTGACCTACCCACTAACGAAGCGGTTTTTTGTGATGCCACAAGCTTATTTGGGCGTCGCTTTTGGTTTTGGCATCCCGATGGCATTTGCTGCGATTGGTAATAGTGTGCCTATCGTTGCGTGGTTACTTTTGTTAGCTAATGTGTTTTGGGCGATTGCATACGACACTGAATATGCAATGGTGGATAGGGAAGATGATCTGAAAATAGGGATTAAATCTTCCGCCATCACTTTTGGGCGCTTTGATGTTGTCGCCATTATGCTGTGCTATGGCGCTACGTTGCTGTTACTTGGCATTGTGGGCTATCAATTAAAGCTATCGTTCGCTTATTACACTGGTTTGGCTCTTGCCGGCGCTGTTGCGGTTTATCACTTTTATCTCATTAGAGACCGTATGAGGACAAAATGCTTCCAAGCGTTTTTGGGTAATAATTGGTTTGGTCTGTTTGTATTCTACGGGCTGCTGGCACATTACTTAATCAACGCTTATTGA